The bacterium genome contains a region encoding:
- a CDS encoding integration host factor subunit beta produces the protein MTKADLVEEISARVNLSKKDTGIVVNLVLDNISLALSRGDKVELRGFGSFRVKQRRSRRARNPRTGTSVAVPAKLVPFFKASNELKSLVNGEEPGSEGTA, from the coding sequence ATGACCAAGGCCGACCTCGTGGAGGAGATCTCCGCTCGCGTCAATCTGAGTAAGAAAGACACCGGGATCGTGGTCAACCTGGTCCTCGACAACATCAGCTTGGCGCTTTCGCGGGGAGACAAGGTGGAATTGCGAGGCTTCGGCAGCTTCCGTGTGAAGCAGCGCCGCAGCCGGCGCGCCCGCAATCCCCGCACCGGGACCTCGGTCGCCGTGCCCGCCAAGCTCGTGCCCTTCTTCAAGGCCTCCAACGAGTTGAAGAGCCTCGTCAACGGCGAAGAACCGGGCAGCGAGGGGACCGCTTAG